A region of Streptomyces paludis DNA encodes the following proteins:
- a CDS encoding ScbA/BarX family gamma-butyrolactone biosynthesis protein, translating into MNASVEGAPLVEGAPVAGAPAPAVRPAARPLSWSRTVAREMVHRDSVAEVLLTEVRRAAGGGFEAAASWPRSHPTFPRGGTGLHSPLMIVETLRQLGIYVPLRYFGVAPSARLIITDLHFETDPAAEPRARSGASRVSCRVRVGGLRHGPDGEVTGLRLDVSYRADGLLFARSGGGARFLTPEQYDAVRADAVRAPSAARTDTVLRADMLRAPAAVPPDAAVRPDARLIGVAGPHDTMIAAVGTTLLVEPADLSHPYFFDHPTDHLPGMIVLEAARQAAAVESGGRLLRPTAGRLKTARFIEYAPPARVLCVPHHATCVFRFLQGGEQKAFGVLRYQ; encoded by the coding sequence ATGAATGCATCAGTGGAGGGCGCACCGCTCGTGGAAGGCGCCCCCGTCGCGGGCGCCCCGGCCCCGGCCGTCCGCCCGGCGGCCCGCCCGCTGTCCTGGTCGCGCACCGTCGCCCGCGAGATGGTCCACCGGGACTCGGTGGCGGAGGTGCTTCTCACCGAGGTGCGCCGGGCCGCCGGCGGCGGGTTCGAGGCCGCGGCGAGCTGGCCCCGGTCCCATCCGACCTTCCCGCGCGGCGGCACCGGTCTGCACAGCCCGCTGATGATCGTCGAGACACTGCGCCAGCTCGGTATCTACGTGCCCCTGCGGTACTTCGGCGTCGCGCCGTCGGCCCGGCTGATCATCACCGATCTCCACTTCGAGACCGACCCGGCCGCCGAGCCGCGGGCGCGCTCCGGGGCCAGCCGGGTCAGCTGCCGGGTGCGGGTCGGCGGGCTGCGGCACGGGCCGGACGGCGAGGTCACCGGCCTGCGGCTCGATGTGTCCTACCGTGCCGACGGGCTGCTCTTCGCGCGCTCCGGCGGCGGCGCCCGCTTTCTGACCCCCGAGCAGTACGACGCGGTACGGGCCGACGCGGTACGGGCACCGTCGGCGGCCCGGACCGACACCGTCCTACGGGCCGACATGCTCCGGGCCCCCGCGGCCGTACCTCCCGACGCGGCGGTACGCCCCGACGCGCGGCTGATCGGGGTGGCCGGCCCGCACGACACCATGATCGCGGCCGTCGGCACCACCCTCCTGGTGGAACCCGCCGACCTGAGCCACCCCTACTTCTTCGACCACCCCACCGATCACCTCCCCGGCATGATCGTTCTGGAGGCGGCCCGGCAGGCGGCGGCCGTGGAGAGCGGTGGACGGCTGCTGCGGCCTACCGCCGGTCGGCTGAAGACCGCGCGTTTCATCGAATACGCGCCCCCCGCGCGCGTTCTGTGCGTGCCGCACCACGCGACCTGCGTCTTCCGCTTTCTCCAGGGCGGTGAACAGAAGGCATTCGGTGTCCTGCGCTACCAATAA
- a CDS encoding DUF5954 family protein: MAEHGENVPAYRTIRVAGPEGPVEAVADAAAWQARMAYPDILSAGGPLFGVVREREEGGWELITPFSGTAPQDARDSMGSQFRMLAKRCEEDGDTDALQECLRAAERTEWETDDEVTLLGTRYRVARAECFLRSGPDGPEPPRPTDPDPMEPGESHRAPDPSTGFVFDPVIATGMSAGILKAELLSLVPKPGTVPGAMREDALTAALTHPGGVLLPAAFMTAEKIHGHWRPSSVPHHTTPQSARDTLAMALRVKIPWKRGLGPRERAPYSATADRLDAERCDELTVEGSHFRVVRVERLVRIGPEGPEGPRPADLDPQPPVMVQHQQDVASGLIPADGTPDGEDAGPVELDPSTQRLAALVGEEEARRKRLRTEGPPAGRSPESGESGADGS; encoded by the coding sequence ATGGCTGAGCATGGTGAGAACGTGCCCGCGTACCGCACGATCCGGGTGGCGGGCCCGGAAGGACCGGTCGAGGCGGTGGCGGACGCGGCGGCGTGGCAGGCACGTATGGCGTATCCGGACATCCTCTCGGCCGGCGGCCCGCTCTTCGGCGTGGTGCGCGAGCGCGAGGAGGGCGGCTGGGAGCTGATCACACCGTTCTCCGGCACGGCTCCGCAGGACGCCCGGGACAGCATGGGCTCCCAGTTCCGGATGCTGGCGAAGCGGTGCGAGGAGGACGGTGACACCGACGCGCTCCAGGAGTGTCTGCGCGCGGCCGAGCGCACGGAGTGGGAGACCGACGACGAGGTGACCCTGCTCGGCACGCGCTACCGGGTCGCCCGCGCGGAGTGTTTTCTGCGCTCGGGCCCGGACGGACCGGAGCCGCCGCGCCCCACCGACCCCGACCCGATGGAACCGGGCGAGTCGCACCGGGCCCCGGACCCCTCGACCGGCTTCGTCTTCGATCCGGTCATCGCCACCGGTATGTCCGCGGGCATCCTCAAGGCCGAACTCCTCTCGCTCGTACCGAAGCCGGGCACCGTGCCCGGCGCCATGCGCGAGGACGCGCTGACCGCCGCGCTGACCCACCCCGGCGGAGTACTGCTGCCCGCCGCCTTCATGACCGCGGAGAAGATCCACGGCCACTGGCGGCCCAGCTCCGTCCCCCACCACACCACACCGCAGAGCGCGCGCGACACCCTCGCCATGGCGCTGCGTGTGAAGATCCCCTGGAAGCGCGGGCTCGGGCCGCGCGAGCGCGCCCCGTACTCCGCCACCGCGGACCGGCTCGACGCCGAGCGCTGCGACGAACTGACCGTCGAGGGAAGTCACTTCAGGGTCGTACGGGTCGAACGCCTGGTCCGTATCGGCCCCGAGGGCCCGGAGGGACCCCGGCCCGCCGACCTCGACCCGCAGCCGCCGGTGATGGTCCAGCACCAACAGGACGTCGCGAGCGGCCTGATCCCGGCGGACGGCACACCGGACGGCGAGGACGCCGGCCCCGTCGAACTCGACCCCAGCACCCAGCGGCTGGCCGCGCTCGTCGGCGAGGAGGAGGCCCGCCGCAAGCGGCTGCGGACGGAGGGGCCACCGGCGGGCCGGTCGCCCGAGTCCGGCGAGTCCGGCGCTGACGGTTCCTGA
- a CDS encoding HAD family hydrolase, whose translation MTAQRILSWTPAAIVFDCDGTLMDTECHWQDARIHALREYGFTPMPGFAERAKGLHYTECGLLMAEEAGRPELGDELTGRLLAHFRALVDDNPLTMPGAPELVADAATFAPLAVASNCPREVVESCLGTAGLLQYFAHIVVPDHETRPKPYPDVYLAAARLCGAAPADTLAVEDSHVGIQAAERAGMRILGVGPWPGDRTVELVDLWVRSLDEPEVRGWAGGHVPTQFSPAHAPSREIGLP comes from the coding sequence ATGACAGCTCAACGCATCCTTTCCTGGACCCCCGCCGCCATCGTCTTCGACTGCGACGGCACTCTCATGGACACCGAATGCCACTGGCAGGACGCCCGCATTCACGCGCTGCGGGAGTACGGATTCACCCCCATGCCCGGCTTCGCCGAACGGGCCAAGGGGCTGCACTACACGGAATGCGGCCTCCTCATGGCCGAGGAGGCCGGCCGGCCCGAACTCGGCGACGAGCTGACCGGCCGGCTTCTCGCGCACTTCCGCGCACTCGTCGACGACAACCCCCTGACCATGCCCGGCGCCCCCGAACTCGTCGCGGACGCGGCCACGTTCGCGCCGCTCGCGGTCGCCAGCAACTGCCCGCGCGAGGTCGTCGAATCCTGCCTCGGCACCGCCGGGCTGCTCCAGTACTTCGCCCATATCGTGGTGCCGGACCACGAGACCAGACCCAAGCCCTACCCCGACGTCTATCTCGCCGCCGCCCGGCTCTGCGGCGCGGCCCCCGCCGACACCCTCGCGGTCGAGGACTCCCATGTCGGGATCCAGGCCGCCGAACGGGCCGGGATGCGCATCCTGGGCGTCGGCCCCTGGCCCGGTGACCGTACGGTCGAGCTGGTCGATCTCTGGGTCCGCTCGCTGGACGAGCCCGAGGTGCGCGGCTGGGCCGGCGGTCACGTACCGACCCAGTTCTCTCCCGCCCACGCGCCCTCGCGGGAAATCGGCCTACCATGA
- a CDS encoding carbohydrate ABC transporter permease, with amino-acid sequence MTATGTDTDRSTDRSTGRVTDTDRRAERARRRAAARAGSRPVLTRFPVPARVLGYGLVVGVGLLYLLPFALQLVTGFKTDPDAAAHPLALLPTTPTTAAYQRLFGLSESAQGVPFLRWLSNSALVAVLVTAGRVLFDSMAGYALARLRFRGRSLLFGFVLAVMAVPGVALLIPKFLVLNTFGIFDTYTAMIVPLLVDAAGIFIMKQFFESVPREVEEAARVDGAGVFRVFWSVVLPMARPALITLTILSFQGSWNEFTHFLVATQSGQYETLTTGLARFVSGGLGGGTQYPLKLAAALLSTLPVAALFFCFQRYFVNGANSGAVKE; translated from the coding sequence ATGACCGCCACCGGTACGGATACGGACCGGAGCACGGACCGGAGCACGGGCAGGGTTACGGACACGGACCGGCGGGCCGAGCGGGCCCGCCGGCGCGCCGCGGCGCGCGCCGGGTCCCGGCCCGTCCTGACCCGCTTCCCGGTCCCGGCGCGGGTGCTGGGCTACGGCCTGGTGGTGGGGGTCGGGCTGCTCTATCTGCTGCCCTTCGCGCTCCAGTTGGTGACGGGGTTCAAGACGGACCCGGACGCGGCGGCGCATCCGCTGGCGCTGCTGCCCACGACCCCGACGACGGCCGCCTACCAGCGGCTGTTCGGGCTGAGCGAGTCGGCGCAGGGGGTGCCGTTCCTGCGCTGGCTCTCCAACTCGGCGCTGGTGGCGGTGCTGGTGACGGCCGGGCGGGTGCTGTTCGACTCGATGGCGGGGTACGCGCTGGCGCGGCTGCGCTTCCGGGGCCGTTCGCTGCTGTTCGGCTTCGTGCTCGCGGTGATGGCGGTGCCGGGGGTGGCGCTGCTGATCCCGAAGTTCCTGGTGCTGAACACCTTCGGCATCTTCGACACGTACACCGCGATGATCGTGCCGCTGCTGGTGGACGCGGCGGGCATCTTCATCATGAAGCAGTTCTTCGAGTCGGTGCCGCGCGAGGTGGAGGAGGCGGCGCGGGTCGACGGGGCGGGGGTGTTCCGGGTGTTCTGGTCGGTGGTGCTGCCGATGGCGCGGCCCGCGCTGATCACCCTGACGATCCTGTCGTTCCAGGGCTCGTGGAACGAGTTCACGCACTTCCTGGTGGCCACCCAGTCCGGCCAGTACGAGACGCTGACCACGGGCCTGGCCCGGTTCGTCTCGGGCGGTCTGGGCGGCGGGACGCAGTATCCGCTGAAGCTGGCCGCGGCGCTGCTGTCGACACTGCCGGTCGCGGCGCTGTTCTTCTGCTTCCAGCGCTACTTCGTGAACGGCGCCAACTCGGGGGCCGTCAAGGAGTGA
- a CDS encoding endo alpha-1,4 polygalactosaminidase, translated as MPFLPATRTAVAPLLLTLALALSGCTSADTADEPAASKPTPGKSTAGPVRQLPEQPFDYQLGGPYDPPEGVRTVVRDRTADPDPASGAYNICYVNAYQAQPDAIDWWEKKHPDLLLRSADGDLVIDEDWQEPLLDISTADRRERLAGIVGGWFDGCAKDGFAGIDADNLDSYLRSDGLLDRAQAAAFAKLLSARAHRAGLAIGQKNAAEMAKLRTELGFDFAIAEECARYQECGAYADAYDDKVLVIEYRRKDLTVACRDWGKRLMVVLRDRDLVPAGEPGHVNERC; from the coding sequence GTGCCGTTCCTCCCCGCCACCCGCACCGCGGTGGCACCCCTGCTGCTCACCCTCGCGCTCGCGCTGTCCGGCTGTACCTCCGCGGACACCGCGGACGAGCCCGCCGCCTCGAAGCCCACACCCGGGAAGAGCACGGCCGGCCCCGTGCGGCAGCTGCCTGAGCAGCCGTTCGACTATCAGCTGGGCGGCCCGTACGACCCGCCCGAGGGGGTGCGCACCGTGGTCCGGGACCGTACGGCGGACCCCGACCCGGCGTCCGGCGCGTACAACATCTGTTACGTCAACGCCTATCAGGCGCAGCCCGACGCCATCGACTGGTGGGAGAAGAAGCACCCGGATCTGCTGCTCCGCAGCGCGGACGGTGATCTCGTCATCGACGAGGACTGGCAGGAACCGCTGCTGGACATCTCCACCGCCGACCGGCGCGAACGGCTGGCAGGGATCGTCGGCGGCTGGTTCGACGGCTGCGCGAAGGACGGGTTCGCGGGGATCGACGCCGACAATCTGGACTCGTATCTGCGCTCGGACGGGCTGCTGGACCGCGCGCAGGCCGCCGCCTTCGCCAAGCTGCTGTCGGCGCGCGCGCACCGGGCGGGACTGGCCATCGGCCAGAAGAACGCCGCGGAGATGGCGAAGCTGCGGACGGAGCTGGGGTTCGACTTCGCCATCGCCGAGGAGTGTGCCCGCTACCAGGAGTGCGGGGCCTACGCGGACGCGTACGACGACAAGGTGCTGGTGATCGAGTACCGCCGGAAGGATCTCACCGTGGCGTGCCGGGACTGGGGCAAGCGGCTGATGGTCGTCCTGCGCGACCGTGACCTCGTACCGGCGGGCGAGCCGGGCCATGTCAACGAGCGCTGCTGA
- a CDS encoding LacI family DNA-binding transcriptional regulator — MQDVAQRVGVSRALVSLVFRNQPGAGEETRLRVLRAADELGYRPDSAARLLARGRSRTIGVMLTLHQPFEADIVEGVYPEAERLGYDVLLSASAPGRDERKAVEALLSHRCEALILLGSRASIGRLDELGRRGAVVVVGRTARGAHVDSVHTAESKGVGQVVSHLVALGHRDIAHVDGGRETGAAERRRAYRAAMRRHRLAEWIRVLPGAYDEASGSAAGRLLLAGERLPTAVFAGNDRSAMGLMHTLARAGVEVPGDVSVVGYDDNHLSHLSHIDLSTVRQDAVRLAEHAVRFVVERLDDAALAPREAVLDPRLVVRGTSSPPALNRI; from the coding sequence ATGCAGGATGTCGCCCAGCGGGTCGGGGTGTCCCGCGCACTGGTGTCCCTGGTGTTCCGGAACCAGCCCGGCGCCGGTGAGGAGACCCGGCTGCGGGTGCTGCGCGCGGCCGACGAGCTGGGGTACCGGCCCGACAGCGCGGCGCGGCTGCTCGCCCGGGGCCGGAGCCGCACCATCGGTGTGATGCTGACGCTCCATCAGCCCTTCGAGGCCGATATCGTGGAGGGCGTCTACCCGGAGGCCGAACGCCTGGGCTACGACGTGCTGTTGTCGGCCAGCGCACCCGGCCGGGACGAACGCAAGGCCGTCGAGGCGCTGTTGAGCCACCGCTGCGAGGCGCTGATCCTGCTGGGGTCGCGGGCGAGCATCGGCCGCCTCGACGAACTGGGCCGCCGGGGCGCGGTCGTGGTCGTCGGCCGGACCGCGCGCGGCGCCCATGTGGACAGTGTGCACACCGCCGAGAGCAAGGGTGTGGGCCAGGTCGTCAGCCATCTGGTGGCGCTGGGCCACCGCGATATCGCGCATGTCGACGGCGGCCGGGAGACGGGCGCGGCGGAGCGCCGGCGGGCCTATCGCGCGGCCATGCGACGGCACCGGCTGGCCGAGTGGATACGGGTGCTGCCGGGCGCGTACGACGAGGCGTCGGGCAGTGCGGCCGGCCGGCTGCTGCTGGCCGGGGAGCGGCTGCCCACGGCGGTGTTCGCGGGCAACGACCGCTCCGCGATGGGTCTGATGCACACACTGGCCCGCGCCGGTGTGGAGGTGCCCGGCGATGTGTCGGTGGTGGGGTACGACGACAACCATCTCTCCCACCTCTCCCACATCGACCTCTCCACGGTCCGCCAGGACGCCGTACGCCTGGCGGAGCACGCGGTGCGGTTCGTGGTCGAGCGCCTGGACGATGCCGCGCTGGCCCCCCGCGAGGCGGTCCTCGACCCCCGGCTCGTGGTGCGGGGGACGAGTTCGCCCCCCGCACTGAACAGGATTTAG
- a CDS encoding carbohydrate ABC transporter permease has protein sequence MALSTTRARSAPRTTGAPGEPDSPGAAGTPPTARDRAPRTGRRGEGFWGWLFVSPMVIVLGLFLVLPILMALWVSLLHWDGQSNPFSGQADFVGLDNYRALLTEDGLDRTLFATSLRNNAYYVLLTVPLQTIVALSLALIVNQKILRARGALRTTFFFPSVTSSIAVSTVFLFLFQGSGAVNSLLSWIGIKGPNWFADPRGVLSMVLGDLGVVDPEKPTGVLADHSFMGLSWFEWLSGPSVAMCTIILLAVWTTSGTFMLIFLAALQDIPRELEEAAALEGVNRRQLLRYVTLPALRPVLFLVLTLGLISTWQVFDQVYVMGQGAPGNTTLTPAFLSYSSGFDNADFGQGAAIAFILLALILCLTVFQRWALRERGERSGRKR, from the coding sequence ATGGCGCTCTCCACCACGCGCGCTCGCAGCGCGCCCCGCACGACCGGCGCACCGGGCGAACCTGACTCGCCCGGCGCGGCCGGTACGCCCCCGACGGCCCGTGACCGTGCCCCGCGCACGGGCCGTCGTGGGGAAGGCTTCTGGGGCTGGCTCTTCGTCAGCCCCATGGTGATCGTCCTCGGTCTGTTCCTGGTGCTGCCCATCCTGATGGCGCTCTGGGTCAGCCTGCTGCACTGGGACGGGCAGTCCAATCCGTTCAGCGGCCAGGCCGACTTCGTGGGTCTGGACAACTACCGGGCGCTGCTCACCGAGGACGGGCTCGACCGCACACTCTTCGCGACATCGCTGCGGAACAACGCGTACTACGTGCTGCTCACCGTGCCGCTCCAGACGATCGTGGCGCTGAGTCTGGCGCTGATCGTCAACCAGAAGATCCTGCGCGCCCGGGGAGCCCTCCGGACGACGTTCTTCTTCCCGTCGGTCACCAGCTCCATCGCCGTCTCGACGGTGTTCCTCTTCCTCTTCCAGGGCAGCGGGGCGGTCAACTCCCTGTTGTCCTGGATCGGGATCAAGGGGCCGAACTGGTTCGCCGACCCGCGCGGTGTGCTCTCGATGGTCCTGGGCGATCTCGGTGTCGTCGACCCCGAGAAACCGACGGGCGTCCTGGCGGACCACTCGTTCATGGGACTGTCGTGGTTCGAGTGGCTGTCGGGCCCCTCGGTCGCGATGTGCACGATCATCCTGCTGGCGGTCTGGACCACGTCCGGCACCTTCATGCTGATCTTCCTCGCGGCGCTCCAGGACATCCCGCGCGAGCTGGAGGAGGCGGCGGCCCTGGAGGGCGTCAACCGCCGCCAGCTGCTGCGGTACGTGACACTGCCCGCGCTGCGTCCCGTGCTGTTCCTCGTGCTCACCCTGGGGCTGATCTCCACCTGGCAGGTCTTCGACCAGGTGTACGTGATGGGCCAGGGCGCCCCGGGCAACACCACGCTGACGCCCGCGTTCCTGTCGTACTCCTCGGGCTTCGACAACGCGGACTTCGGCCAGGGCGCGGCGATCGCGTTCATCCTGCTCGCCCTGATCCTCTGTCTGACCGTGTTCCAGCGCTGGGCGCTGCGGGAACGCGGCGAGCGCTCCGGGAGGAAGCGATGA
- a CDS encoding ScbR family autoregulator-binding transcription factor produces MQVRAAQARAKTTRRFLLESAARLFDERGYAGTSISDISTRSGRTSGAIYFHFASKENLALAIVQEHFATWPALIGRYGSADLPALEKTVALSFDVARAFRDDVVIRAGARLWAERAAIDVSLPRPFVGWLETVTELLREARREGRLAAAVPPEVAAYGLVCAFFGLHTVSDALEGRSHIEEGLHDLWLLHLSALQPDPEPEALLARVHTYLADQDQRRGDRARPAVSV; encoded by the coding sequence GTGCAGGTTCGGGCGGCGCAAGCGCGGGCGAAAACAACACGGAGGTTTCTCCTGGAGTCGGCAGCACGCCTGTTCGACGAACGAGGCTATGCCGGCACCAGCATCAGCGATATCAGCACGCGTTCGGGACGCACCAGCGGTGCCATCTACTTCCACTTCGCCAGCAAGGAGAATCTCGCGCTGGCCATTGTCCAGGAGCATTTCGCGACCTGGCCGGCGCTGATCGGCCGGTACGGATCGGCCGACCTTCCGGCGCTGGAGAAAACGGTCGCACTGAGTTTCGATGTCGCCCGGGCTTTCCGCGACGATGTCGTCATCCGCGCCGGGGCCCGGCTCTGGGCGGAGCGCGCGGCCATCGACGTCAGCCTGCCGCGCCCCTTCGTGGGCTGGCTGGAAACCGTCACCGAACTGCTCCGGGAGGCCCGCCGCGAGGGCCGGCTCGCCGCGGCCGTACCCCCGGAGGTGGCGGCGTACGGACTGGTGTGCGCGTTCTTCGGTCTGCACACCGTCTCCGACGCGCTGGAGGGCCGCAGCCATATCGAGGAGGGGCTCCACGACCTGTGGCTGCTCCATCTCAGCGCGCTCCAGCCGGATCCCGAGCCCGAGGCCCTGCTCGCCCGCGTCCACACCTATCTCGCGGACCAGGACCAGCGCCGGGGGGACCGCGCACGGCCGGCCGTCAGCGTCTAA
- the iolC gene encoding 5-dehydro-2-deoxygluconokinase: protein MAVLDVLTMGRSGVDIYPLQSGVGLADVTTFGKYLGGSPTNVAVAAARYGRSAAVITKTGADPFGQFVRQALTGYGVDNAHVGTSDIAPTPVTFCEIFPPDDFPLYFYRLPKAPDLDIRPDELDLDAIASARIFWMSGTGLCVEPSRSATLAALAHRAKAGLTVFDLDWRPMFWEGAEAAGNTEARALYQQALAHATVAVGNREECEVATGETEPYAAARALIGLGVEIAVVKQGPKGVLAMDRTGSAVEVPPVPVEVVNGLGAGDAFGGALCHGLLAGWDLERTMRFANAAGALVAGELACSDAMPDAARVEAKIKESTGV, encoded by the coding sequence ATGGCAGTCCTGGACGTCCTGACCATGGGACGGAGCGGCGTCGACATCTACCCGTTGCAGTCGGGTGTCGGCCTGGCCGATGTCACCACGTTCGGCAAGTATCTGGGCGGCAGCCCGACGAATGTCGCGGTCGCCGCCGCGCGGTACGGCAGAAGCGCCGCGGTGATCACGAAGACCGGCGCCGATCCCTTCGGGCAGTTCGTCCGCCAGGCCCTCACCGGCTACGGCGTCGACAACGCGCACGTCGGTACGTCGGACATCGCGCCGACCCCCGTGACGTTCTGCGAGATCTTCCCGCCGGACGACTTCCCGCTCTACTTCTACCGGCTGCCCAAGGCCCCCGACCTCGATATCCGCCCGGACGAACTGGACCTCGACGCCATCGCGTCGGCCCGGATCTTCTGGATGTCCGGTACGGGGCTGTGCGTGGAGCCCAGCCGGTCGGCGACCCTCGCGGCGCTGGCGCACCGGGCCAAGGCCGGCCTCACGGTCTTCGACCTGGACTGGCGCCCGATGTTCTGGGAGGGCGCCGAGGCGGCCGGCAATACGGAGGCGCGCGCCCTCTACCAGCAGGCCCTCGCGCACGCCACGGTCGCGGTCGGCAACCGGGAGGAGTGCGAGGTGGCGACCGGCGAGACCGAGCCGTACGCCGCCGCCCGCGCCCTGATCGGCCTCGGCGTCGAGATCGCCGTGGTCAAGCAGGGTCCGAAGGGCGTGCTCGCCATGGACCGTACGGGCAGCGCGGTCGAGGTGCCGCCGGTGCCGGTGGAGGTCGTCAACGGGCTCGGCGCCGGGGACGCCTTCGGCGGCGCCCTGTGCCACGGGCTGCTCGCCGGCTGGGACCTGGAGCGGACGATGCGCTTCGCCAACGCGGCCGGCGCCCTGGTCGCGGGCGAGCTGGCCTGCTCGGACGCCATGCCCGACGCGGCACGGGTCGAAGCGAAGATCAAGGAGTCGACGGGTGTCTGA
- a CDS encoding Cgl0159 family (beta/alpha)8-fold protein, with translation MSDKVQRIVEARVHNPGAIAQAAARRTRAASPLGAHGRAMIIAADHPARGANAVGGDPSAMADRHALLDRMCVALERPGVTGVLATADILEDLLLLGVLDGKSVFGSMNRGGLAGSSFEIDDRFTGYDAEAIAAMGFDGGKTLTRICLDDPATPSVLEQTARAVDELNDRELIAMVEPFLSYWENGRIRNDLSPDAVIKSITIASGLGRRSAYTWLKLPVVDEMERVLASSTLPALLLGGDVKDAEAAFNAWHKALALPTVQGLIVGRSLLYPADGDVAGAVDRAVSLL, from the coding sequence GTGTCTGACAAGGTCCAGCGGATCGTGGAGGCCCGGGTCCACAACCCCGGCGCCATCGCGCAGGCCGCCGCCCGGCGGACCAGAGCCGCGTCACCGCTCGGCGCCCACGGCCGCGCCATGATCATCGCCGCCGACCATCCCGCCCGGGGCGCGAACGCCGTCGGCGGCGACCCCTCCGCCATGGCCGACCGCCACGCGCTCCTCGACCGGATGTGTGTCGCGCTGGAGCGCCCGGGGGTGACCGGGGTGCTCGCCACCGCCGACATCCTGGAGGATCTGCTGCTGCTCGGCGTCCTCGACGGCAAGAGCGTCTTCGGCTCGATGAACCGCGGCGGGCTCGCCGGCTCCTCCTTCGAGATCGACGACCGCTTCACCGGCTACGACGCCGAGGCGATCGCCGCCATGGGCTTCGACGGCGGCAAGACCCTCACCCGTATCTGCCTCGACGACCCGGCCACCCCCTCCGTACTGGAGCAGACCGCCCGGGCCGTGGACGAGCTGAACGACCGCGAGCTGATCGCCATGGTCGAGCCGTTCCTCTCGTACTGGGAGAACGGCCGGATCCGCAACGACCTCTCCCCCGATGCCGTCATCAAGTCGATCACCATCGCCTCGGGCCTGGGCCGGCGCAGCGCCTATACCTGGCTCAAGCTGCCCGTCGTGGACGAGATGGAGCGCGTCCTCGCCTCGTCCACCCTGCCCGCGCTGCTCCTCGGCGGCGATGTCAAGGACGCCGAGGCCGCGTTCAACGCCTGGCACAAGGCGCTCGCGCTGCCCACCGTCCAGGGCCTGATCGTCGGCCGTTCCCTTCTCTACCCCGCGGACGGCGATGTCGCCGGGGCCGTGGACCGGGCGGTGAGCCTGCTGTGA